A region of Vibrio chagasii DNA encodes the following proteins:
- a CDS encoding YifB family Mg chelatase-like AAA ATPase — MGLAIIHSRASVGVEAPEVTVEVHISNGMPGFTLVGLPETTVKESKDRVRSAIINSRFEFPSKRITVNLAPADLPKEGGRFDLPIALGILVASEQLPTSKIAQHEFIGELALSGELRSVKGVLPATLAADSVERCLVVPHYNGDQAALVGKGAHKSAQTLLEVCADMCGQAQLGLYRTEQHQVDVSELRDLQDIIGQQQGKRALEIAAAGNHNLLFLGPPGTGKTMLASRLRDLLPDMSDDEAMETASVASLTQQEINQYNWKQRPFRAPHHSSSMAALVGGGSVPRPGEISLAHNGLLFLDEMPEFERKVLDSLREPLESGEIIISRVAGKTRFPARFQLIGALNPSPTGYYEGNQARANPQIILRYLNRLSGPLLDRFDMSLEIPLLPKGMLAEGGDRGETTQVVKQRVKQARQTMLSRNHKSNALLGSREIEKYCPLRREDAEFLETALHRLGLSIRAYHRIIKVARTIADLDGNEQIEKKHLSEALGYRAMDRLLKQLTAQAV, encoded by the coding sequence ATGGGACTCGCGATAATTCATAGCCGGGCTAGTGTGGGGGTAGAAGCGCCAGAAGTGACGGTTGAGGTGCATATCAGCAATGGAATGCCGGGGTTCACGCTGGTGGGTTTACCTGAAACGACAGTCAAAGAGTCCAAGGACAGAGTCCGAAGTGCCATCATCAATTCTCGCTTTGAGTTTCCATCGAAAAGAATCACGGTCAACCTTGCTCCGGCGGATTTGCCAAAAGAGGGCGGCCGTTTTGATTTACCGATTGCGCTTGGAATCTTAGTCGCCTCTGAGCAACTTCCTACCTCCAAGATCGCGCAGCATGAGTTTATCGGTGAGTTGGCACTGTCGGGAGAACTGCGTTCAGTGAAAGGGGTACTGCCAGCAACACTGGCTGCTGATAGTGTTGAGCGCTGCTTGGTTGTGCCGCATTACAATGGCGATCAGGCGGCTCTAGTGGGGAAAGGGGCCCATAAGTCGGCGCAAACCCTATTGGAAGTTTGCGCAGATATGTGTGGTCAGGCTCAACTGGGTTTGTATCGCACCGAGCAACATCAAGTCGATGTGTCTGAGCTTCGTGACTTGCAGGACATCATTGGCCAACAGCAGGGTAAGCGAGCATTGGAGATCGCAGCTGCGGGTAACCATAACTTACTTTTTCTCGGACCTCCTGGAACGGGCAAGACCATGTTAGCGTCTCGTCTGCGTGATTTGTTACCTGATATGAGTGATGATGAGGCGATGGAAACGGCATCAGTCGCTTCGTTGACTCAGCAAGAGATTAATCAATACAACTGGAAGCAACGTCCGTTTCGCGCGCCACATCATTCGAGCTCAATGGCAGCGCTGGTTGGTGGTGGCTCTGTACCTCGCCCGGGCGAGATCTCTTTGGCACATAATGGTTTATTGTTTCTTGATGAGATGCCCGAGTTTGAGCGTAAGGTGCTCGATTCATTGCGTGAACCACTGGAGTCGGGTGAAATCATTATCTCTCGGGTGGCGGGTAAAACTCGCTTTCCTGCGCGCTTTCAATTAATTGGTGCATTGAACCCTAGTCCAACTGGTTACTATGAGGGTAATCAAGCGCGTGCTAACCCGCAGATCATATTGCGCTACCTCAACCGGCTATCAGGGCCATTGCTTGATCGGTTTGATATGTCTCTCGAGATCCCACTATTGCCCAAAGGAATGCTCGCCGAAGGTGGTGACAGAGGTGAAACTACCCAAGTCGTGAAGCAGAGGGTCAAGCAGGCTCGTCAAACCATGTTGTCTAGGAATCATAAATCGAATGCACTGCTCGGCAGTCGAGAAATTGAAAAGTACTGTCCACTGCGACGCGAAGATGCGGAGTTTCTCGAAACGGCACTGCATCGTTTGGGGCTATCGATTCGTGCCTATCACCGAATCATCAAGGTCGCACGCACCATCGCTGATCTGGACGGTAACGAGCAGATAGAAAAGAAACACTTATCCGAAGCTCTCGGTTACCGCGCGATGGATAGATTATTGAAGCAACTTACGGCACAAGCTGTGTAG